In Methanobacterium sp., the sequence TTTAGTGGCTTTTCTAGTGTTCATGGTAATTGTATTAATTTTCAGACTTTTAGCTGACTTTGCGGATGAAACATCCCCTACAGGACCCATTAAAATCTTTTCATGGATTTGTGGTTCAGTGATTGCCTTTAAGATTTTTGAAATTATGTCTGGTTAAAAATAAAGGCATTCACATATCTAATTAAAGCCTTCCCCTATCTAATTAATTGGGTGATTTAAATGTTGATAAAATCCATTAAAAACTGCGAATACTTTCAGGTAGCTGATGAAACTGTTCTCTGTGAACTCCTTCATCCTAAAAATGAAAATCTCAAAATGGGTTGTAGTGTGGCCCATGCCATCATCGAACCAGGTAGGGCATCTTTACCTCATAAATTAAAGAGCTCGGTGGAAATTTACTACATAATAGAAGGTGAAGGTAGAATGCACATCGACAATGAATCCAGGGAAGTTAAACTCGGTGATGCAATCTACATCCCCCCAGAATCATCCCAATGGATCGAAAACACTGGTGATGAATATTTAAAGTTTTTATGTGTGGTAACACCACCCTGGCAGGAAGAAGACGAAGAACTGTGTGATTAAAATTAATCTTGTAATGATTAAATCTGGTAGTGATTTGTAGTGATTAAAAATCTTTTAACATAACTAAATTAGTAAATGACCATCACACACAGGTAACTGAACTCCATAGCAGCAATTTCTTCCAATCGTCCCTTAAACAGTCTTTCATCAGGGTAGCTGAGTTTTTCACATACTGCCACTTTTCTTTCCGGAGGGGTTCCATTTTCCAGGAGGAACTGTGCCAGTTTCTCCACCCTGAAGTCGGGTAAAACAATGGTGGGCTTCCCGTTATCCAGAAAATCCAGTATTACCTCAGAATTTC encodes:
- a CDS encoding cupin domain-containing protein, whose product is MLIKSIKNCEYFQVADETVLCELLHPKNENLKMGCSVAHAIIEPGRASLPHKLKSSVEIYYIIEGEGRMHIDNESREVKLGDAIYIPPESSQWIENTGDEYLKFLCVVTPPWQEEDEELCD